Sequence from the Phycisphaerales bacterium genome:
CGCCTACCAGCACCGCCACCGCACCGACGATCGCTCGAACTGCCTTTGCTGCGGACAGGCTCACTCAGCACTCTCCTTGCTGCCGTTGCGATGGATTCGAGCCATCCGCCTTGTGGATTCCTCGGGCGTCAGCAGGCCGTGCAGGGCGACCTCAAGGATGTCCTCCGCCTGCTGCGCGAGCGACTTCTCGTGCCCCGCGAAGTAGTTGGTGCACATCGTGCCGTACACCGCGCTGCTGAGCACGTCGGTGATGCGCTCCACCGGCAATCGGTCGCGGAGGCGCCCGGCCGCGATCAACCCCCGGTAGAAGTCGTGCCACCGCCCGATCGCCGCCTCACGGTGCTCGAAGTACGTCGACCTCTTCTTGTCGCGGAACTCGGCCCGTTCCTGCATGATCAGCTCCACGTACTCGGGGTGCTCGTCGAAGTACGACAGGTACGCACGGATCGCGGCGTACAGCTGGTCGAGCGGGTCGGTCTCCTGCGCCACGGCCGCATCCACCGCCTCACGCATGCCGGTCAGCACGCGGGTGAGGGCCGCCTGGAACAGGTCCTTCTTCGACGGGAAGTACCGGTACAGCGTCCCCTTGCCGACCCCGAGCTTGTCGGCGACAACCTGAAGGTCGGTGCACGAGTAGCCGTTTCGGGCGAACAGGTTGATAGCGACCGGCAGAATCTCGTCGGCACGGCGCTCGGCCAGCCCTTCGATCCGAGGGCGCCCGCGTTTACGCTTGGGGGGAGTCGGAGCAGTAGACATCGGCTGATCATTCCTCGACGGACTCGTCCGTCAAGTAAATGAACGCCCCCGGCTGAGAGGTATTGCAGACGGCCCGGTCAGCCCGTCCTGATCGCCCGCAAGGCCAGGAACATCGGGATCTCGCGCCTGGCCCGGTTCTCCTCGGCGGCGCGGGGGCCGGGCTGGCTGGAGCGCACACTGGGCCACTCTTCCATCGCGTCCACCAGCAGGCCGGCCGCGGCCAGCGCGTTGACGTAGGTCTGGATGGGCCGGTGGAACGTGACGGTGGTCACGGGCTTCTCGCCCTTGGAGACGGCGCCGGGGTTCATCACGATGGGCGAGACGCCTGGCGAGAGGTACCCATCAACCCGCCGGTATTGCCGGAACTCGCGCCCACGCGTCTTGTGCTTCGTCGGCGCGGGCTCGTCGAAACCCCACGAGGTCTGCCCCGGTGCGCGGAAGGCAGGGTGCAGGATGACGGCGACGAAGCGGCCGCCCGAACGGAGCTTGGCGGCGATGCCGGAGAGGACCGGCGCGAGCGGGTCGATGTTCATCAGCGCCATGACGCAGGCGCTCGCGTCAAAGGGCGCGCCCAGGTCCATCGAGCCGACCGCGCGCGCGTCGCCCACCTGGAACTGTTCCGCTGGGGAGGCGCCCCGCTGCGCGGCCTCTATCAGGCGCGGGGCCGCATCCACGCCAACTACGTTGGCACCGAGGGACGCGAGCCGGTGAGCGAGGATGCCCTGGCCGCAGGCGACATCGAGCACCCGCTGACCACGCGTCAGCGCGAGCAGCCGCGTGACGCCGGGCAGGATGACGAGCTCGTGATGGTCCGAGCGGCGCTCCTCGATCAGGTCGGAGTACCAGTCGGCGACGTGGTCCCAGTCGGTCGCGCTGGTGCGCGGTGCCGCGGAGGGCTGGTCGCCCTTTGCGCGAGCGCTGGGTACCTCGGCAGCAGCAGGAGTGTGACTCGCGCCAGCCGCGTCGATGCGTGCACGTGCTTCGGACGTGGGAGGGAACTCGATCGCCTGCGCGAACGGCTCTTGATCATCATCCGGCTTCGAACGGCCGATCAGTGAGTGGAACGGCCCCGGTGTGACGCTGCGGTAGCGCACCGTCTGCCCCGTTGCCGGGTGCGTGAAGCCTAGTTCCATTGCGTGCAGGCACACGCGCCCGATCGGGTCGGTGGCCGCGCCGTAGCGGCGGTCGCCAACGATCGGGTGCTGGATGTCCTTCATGTGCACGCGGATCTGGTTCTTGCGCCCGGTCTCCAGCCGCACCTGGAGCAGCGACCGCCCCAGCGCCGCCTCGATCACCCGCCAGTGCGTCACCGCCAGCTTCGCGTGATCGCCGTGCCCGTCGCTGTCGCTGACGCGGAAACCGGGCTGCTTGGCGGCCCGTGTCGCCTCGGTGGGCGTCTTGAACGAGTGCACGATGCCCTTCTCGTCCTCCATGAGGTACGACTGCACCGTGCCGCTCGCGGGCTGCGCGATCCGCCGCTCGCCCACCACCTTGGTCGAGTCGCTCGCGATCTCGCCCTCAACTACCGCCGAGTAGAGGCGGTGGGGGCGCTTGGCACGGAACTCCTCCTTGAGGAACTCAAAGGCCCGCTCGCTCTTTGCGAACACCAGCAGCCCCGAGGCCTCCTTGTCGAGGCGATGGATGATCCACACCTTGGTGCCGCGCCGGCGGTGCTGGTCCTTGATGTAGACCTTCAGCGAGCGGAACACGGACTCCACATCCTCACCGGGCATGCCCGCGGTGAGCAGCCCGCTGGGCTTATCGATCACGATGAGGTCATCGTCCTCGTGCACGATGTTGATGCCGCCGGGCAGCGAGTCGCGCCGCGCCGCCCCCTTGGGGCTGGCCTTTAGGGGGCCGCGGGGGCCG
This genomic interval carries:
- a CDS encoding TetR/AcrR family transcriptional regulator is translated as MSTAPTPPKRKRGRPRIEGLAERRADEILPVAINLFARNGYSCTDLQVVADKLGVGKGTLYRYFPSKKDLFQAALTRVLTGMREAVDAAVAQETDPLDQLYAAIRAYLSYFDEHPEYVELIMQERAEFRDKKRSTYFEHREAAIGRWHDFYRGLIAAGRLRDRLPVERITDVLSSAVYGTMCTNYFAGHEKSLAQQAEDILEVALHGLLTPEESTRRMARIHRNGSKESAE
- a CDS encoding pseudouridine synthase encodes the protein MPNPNDNRRPPPRRGEDRRRAPKRSGPRGPLKASPKGAARRDSLPGGINIVHEDDDLIVIDKPSGLLTAGMPGEDVESVFRSLKVYIKDQHRRRGTKVWIIHRLDKEASGLLVFAKSERAFEFLKEEFRAKRPHRLYSAVVEGEIASDSTKVVGERRIAQPASGTVQSYLMEDEKGIVHSFKTPTEATRAAKQPGFRVSDSDGHGDHAKLAVTHWRVIEAALGRSLLQVRLETGRKNQIRVHMKDIQHPIVGDRRYGAATDPIGRVCLHAMELGFTHPATGQTVRYRSVTPGPFHSLIGRSKPDDDQEPFAQAIEFPPTSEARARIDAAGASHTPAAAEVPSARAKGDQPSAAPRTSATDWDHVADWYSDLIEERRSDHHELVILPGVTRLLALTRGQRVLDVACGQGILAHRLASLGANVVGVDAAPRLIEAAQRGASPAEQFQVGDARAVGSMDLGAPFDASACVMALMNIDPLAPVLSGIAAKLRSGGRFVAVILHPAFRAPGQTSWGFDEPAPTKHKTRGREFRQYRRVDGYLSPGVSPIVMNPGAVSKGEKPVTTVTFHRPIQTYVNALAAAGLLVDAMEEWPSVRSSQPGPRAAEENRARREIPMFLALRAIRTG